In Spodoptera frugiperda isolate SF20-4 chromosome 1, AGI-APGP_CSIRO_Sfru_2.0, whole genome shotgun sequence, the following are encoded in one genomic region:
- the LOC118273457 gene encoding coiled-coil and C2 domain-containing protein 1-like isoform X3, giving the protein MSRKPRSGNRSNLSQFGLLDIPDINDDDEPLDLSDDDFDLEAELAAISGGGGHRQKPRKPPPVPAANLDAMIAESLKDIPSDDEGSGDEDDPDLLNELQSLAIDDDEAPSPPPRAARPAPPPPGASLSTDSSTISLLQDRITNYTVAEKNAKSNGESSRARRFGRGLKTLQDLLKQAKAGKPIKNEDIPPPVAVGKPAGAAEAPQPPPPEPSPPEQPLIDLGPPEPEPSPPSPPEPTPVPEPSQSAGDERQKELQIILNRQAEFKAQALAAKKTGDKFLALGFLKVTKQFDTVVEAHKSGQAMDLSELPTVDMIRASLEQERGQQGQESMQTSSAPAEDTSGGGGGGLIMAKTLGEGLRQRLEAFKKQEEKAKEEGNSSKARRMNRIIKQYADAIKRHDAGHAIDVEELPAPAGYGPLPTGNAPQPSPSPARSAPAPSEPSPSTGQSARRDQIVALLIKRQTQFKEAALLHKKKGEVDMALQYLRNAKRFDPLIEAAKAGKTIDLSNLPALPRPTTSNKASSTDEPSGVSHDGWVDVGAMVSGTNEDGSTSLINQLESQAKMAKEYMKHCKNMGHVAEAKMYEKLAERVKEDLDVLRVAVLNNRGLPNFHYVTREFSITQCNTDLGVNDLELTIVRGIAYNVAKDIDTYVRFEFPFPQEAPVSDRTDVVKNSNSPEYNAVFPLAITRNRACQRVFKRYGIKLEVWSKGCGGCAESVLCCSGWFRSDTLLGTANVKLAPLQETVTLHDSFALYDGRRAVGGSLEVKVRVRTPILQQEVKTEKHRWLVLDDV; this is encoded by the exons ATGTCTAGAAAGCCGAGATCCGGGAATAGGAGTAATTTGTCTCAG TTTGGTCTCCTAGACATACCAGAcataaatgatgatgatgagcccCTGGACCTGTCAGACGATGACTTTGACTTGGAAGCAGAGCTGGCAGCCATCAGTGGTGGTGGTGGCCACAGACAGAAGCCGAGGAAACCTCCTCCGGTGCCCGCGGCAAACTTGGATGCTATGATAGCGGAGAGCTTGAAGGATATTCCTTCTGATGATGAGGGTTCAG GAGACGAAGATGACCCAGATCTGCTCAACGAGCTGCAATCCCTAGCGATAGATGATGATGAAGCTCCATCCCCTCCTCCCCGCGCCGCACGCCCCGCACCACCACCGCCTGGAGCCTCACTCAGTACCGACAGTAGTACCATCAGCCTGCTGCAGGACAGAATCACTAACTACACAGTCGCTGAAAAGAATGCCAAGTCGAATGGTGAAAGCAGTCGGGCTAGAAG GTTTGGACGAGGTTTAAAAACGTTACAAGATTTACTAAAACAGGCTAAAGCGGGCAAACCAATCAAAAATGAGGATATACCTCCTCCAGTTGCGGTGGGGAAGCCAGCAGGTGCAGCAGAAGCCCCCCAACCACCACCTCCAGAGCCCAGCCCTCCAGAACAGCCTCTGATAGACCTGGGACCTCCAGAGCCTGAACCGAGCCCTCCCAGCCCTCCTGAACCCACTCCGGTACCAGAACCCAGTCAGAGTGCAGGAGATGAAAGACAAAAAGAGTTGCAGATTATTTTGA ATCGCCAAGCAGAATTCAAAGCACAAGCTTTAGCAGCGAAGAAGACTGGTGACAAATTCTTGGCTCTTGGCTTCCTGAAGGTGACGAAGCAGTTCGACACGGTGGTGGAAGCCCACAAGAGTGGCCAGGCCATGGACCTCAGTGAGCTGCCCACCGTGGACATGATCAGGGCGTCTTTGGAACAGGAGCGCGGGCAACAGGGGCAGGAGTCGATGCAGACTTCTTCTG CACCGGCAGAAGACACGAGTGGCGGTGGAGGTGGAGGCTTGATAATGGCGAAGACCTTGGGAGAAGGGCTGCGCCAGAGGCTGGAAGCTTTTAAA AAACAAGAAGAAAAAGCGAAGGAGGAGGGTAACTCGTCGAAGGCCCGTCGGATGAACAGGATCATCAAGCAGTATGCGGACGCCATCAAACGCCACGACGCCGGCCATGCTATCGATGTCGAGGAACTGCCGGCTCCGGCGGGGTACGGACCCTTACCTACTGGGAATGCT CCGCAGCCGTCTCCCTCTCCGGCGCGGTCGGCCCCGGCGCCGTCGGAGCCCAGTCCCAGCACTGGACAGAGCGCGCGACGGGACCAAATAGTCGCACTACTCATCAAGAGACAGACGCAGTTCAAGGAAGCAGCTCTATTGCATAAGAAGAAAG GCGAAGTGGACATGGCGCTACAGTACCTCAGAAACGCGAAACGGTTTGACCCCCTAATAGAAGCCGCGAAGGCTGGGAAGACCATAGACTTGAGCAACCTGCCCGCCCTGCCACGACCCACAACGAGTAATAAAGC CTCTTCGACAGATGAACCTTCAGGGGTCTCGCATGATGGATGGGTGGATGTCGGAGCCATGGTAAGCGGGACTAACGAGGATGGGTCCACCAGCCTCATAAACCAGTTGGAGTCTCAAGCGAAAATGGCTAAAGAATATATGAAACACTGCAAGAATATGGGTCATGTTGCTGAAGCAAAGATGTATGAGAAACTTGCTGAAAGGGTGAAGGAAGATCTTGATGTGTTGAGGGTTGCTGTgct aaACAACCGAGGCCTACCAAACTTCCACTACGTGACAAGAGAGTTTTCGATCACACAATGCAATACAGACCTTGGTGTCAACGACTTAGAGTTGACAATCGTGCGAGGCATCGCTTACAACGTTGCTAAGGACATTGATACCTACGTCAGATTCGAGTTCCCGTTCCCACAG GAAGCCCCGGTGTCAGACAGAACAGATGTAGTGAAGAACTCGAACAGTCCTGAATACAACGCGGTGTTCCCTCTCGCTATCACCAGGAACCGAGCTTGCCAGCGAGTGTTCAAGCGATACGGCATCAAACTAGAGGTCTGGAGTAAAGG GTGCGGCGGGTGCGCTGAGTCAGTCCTCTGTTGCAGCGGCTGGTTCCGGAGCGACACGCTGCTCGGCACCGCCAATGTCAAGCTCGCGCCGCTACAGGAGACTGTTACGTTACATGACTCTTTTGCT CTATACGACGGCAGGCGAGCAGTGGGCGGGTCCTTGGAAGTAAAGGTGCGCGTGCGCACACCTATATTACAGCAAGAAGTCAAAACTGAAAAACACCGCTGGCTTGTCCTAGATGATGTCTAA
- the LOC118273457 gene encoding coiled-coil and C2 domain-containing protein 1-like isoform X1 gives MSRKPRSGNRSNLSQFGLLDIPDINDDDEPLDLSDDDFDLEAELAAISGGGGHRQKPRKPPPVPAANLDAMIAESLKDIPSDDEGSGDEDDPDLLNELQSLAIDDDEAPSPPPRAARPAPPPPGASLSTDSSTISLLQDRITNYTVAEKNAKSNGESSRARRFGRGLKTLQDLLKQAKAGKPIKNEDIPPPVAVGKPAGAAEAPQPPPPEPSPPEQPLIDLGPPEPEPSPPSPPEPTPVPEPSQSAGDERQKELQIILNRQAEFKAQALAAKKTGDKFLALGFLKVTKQFDTVVEAHKSGQAMDLSELPTVDMIRASLEQERGQQGQESMQTSSAPAEDTSGGGGGGLIMAKTLGEGLRQRLEAFKKQEEKAKEEGNSSKARRMNRIIKQYADAIKRHDAGHAIDVEELPAPAGYGPLPTGNAPQPSPSPARSAPAPSEPSPSTGQSARRDQIVALLIKRQTQFKEAALLHKKKGEVDMALQYLRNAKRFDPLIEAAKAGKTIDLSNLPALPRPTTSNKAREGSGDSSLLDSSSTDEPSGVSHDGWVDVGAMVSGTNEDGSTSLINQLESQAKMAKEYMKHCKNMGHVAEAKMYEKLAERVKEDLDVLRVAVLNNRGLPNFHYVTREFSITQCNTDLGVNDLELTIVRGIAYNVAKDIDTYVRFEFPFPQEAPVSDRTDVVKNSNSPEYNAVFPLAITRNRACQRVFKRYGIKLEVWSKGCGGCAESVLCCSGWFRSDTLLGTANVKLAPLQETVTLHDSFALYDGRRAVGGSLEVKVRVRTPILQQEVKTEKHRWLVLDDV, from the exons ATGTCTAGAAAGCCGAGATCCGGGAATAGGAGTAATTTGTCTCAG TTTGGTCTCCTAGACATACCAGAcataaatgatgatgatgagcccCTGGACCTGTCAGACGATGACTTTGACTTGGAAGCAGAGCTGGCAGCCATCAGTGGTGGTGGTGGCCACAGACAGAAGCCGAGGAAACCTCCTCCGGTGCCCGCGGCAAACTTGGATGCTATGATAGCGGAGAGCTTGAAGGATATTCCTTCTGATGATGAGGGTTCAG GAGACGAAGATGACCCAGATCTGCTCAACGAGCTGCAATCCCTAGCGATAGATGATGATGAAGCTCCATCCCCTCCTCCCCGCGCCGCACGCCCCGCACCACCACCGCCTGGAGCCTCACTCAGTACCGACAGTAGTACCATCAGCCTGCTGCAGGACAGAATCACTAACTACACAGTCGCTGAAAAGAATGCCAAGTCGAATGGTGAAAGCAGTCGGGCTAGAAG GTTTGGACGAGGTTTAAAAACGTTACAAGATTTACTAAAACAGGCTAAAGCGGGCAAACCAATCAAAAATGAGGATATACCTCCTCCAGTTGCGGTGGGGAAGCCAGCAGGTGCAGCAGAAGCCCCCCAACCACCACCTCCAGAGCCCAGCCCTCCAGAACAGCCTCTGATAGACCTGGGACCTCCAGAGCCTGAACCGAGCCCTCCCAGCCCTCCTGAACCCACTCCGGTACCAGAACCCAGTCAGAGTGCAGGAGATGAAAGACAAAAAGAGTTGCAGATTATTTTGA ATCGCCAAGCAGAATTCAAAGCACAAGCTTTAGCAGCGAAGAAGACTGGTGACAAATTCTTGGCTCTTGGCTTCCTGAAGGTGACGAAGCAGTTCGACACGGTGGTGGAAGCCCACAAGAGTGGCCAGGCCATGGACCTCAGTGAGCTGCCCACCGTGGACATGATCAGGGCGTCTTTGGAACAGGAGCGCGGGCAACAGGGGCAGGAGTCGATGCAGACTTCTTCTG CACCGGCAGAAGACACGAGTGGCGGTGGAGGTGGAGGCTTGATAATGGCGAAGACCTTGGGAGAAGGGCTGCGCCAGAGGCTGGAAGCTTTTAAA AAACAAGAAGAAAAAGCGAAGGAGGAGGGTAACTCGTCGAAGGCCCGTCGGATGAACAGGATCATCAAGCAGTATGCGGACGCCATCAAACGCCACGACGCCGGCCATGCTATCGATGTCGAGGAACTGCCGGCTCCGGCGGGGTACGGACCCTTACCTACTGGGAATGCT CCGCAGCCGTCTCCCTCTCCGGCGCGGTCGGCCCCGGCGCCGTCGGAGCCCAGTCCCAGCACTGGACAGAGCGCGCGACGGGACCAAATAGTCGCACTACTCATCAAGAGACAGACGCAGTTCAAGGAAGCAGCTCTATTGCATAAGAAGAAAG GCGAAGTGGACATGGCGCTACAGTACCTCAGAAACGCGAAACGGTTTGACCCCCTAATAGAAGCCGCGAAGGCTGGGAAGACCATAGACTTGAGCAACCTGCCCGCCCTGCCACGACCCACAACGAGTAATAAAGC GAGAGAGGGGTCTGGAGACAGTTCTCTTCTTGACAGCTCTTCGACAGATGAACCTTCAGGGGTCTCGCATGATGGATGGGTGGATGTCGGAGCCATGGTAAGCGGGACTAACGAGGATGGGTCCACCAGCCTCATAAACCAGTTGGAGTCTCAAGCGAAAATGGCTAAAGAATATATGAAACACTGCAAGAATATGGGTCATGTTGCTGAAGCAAAGATGTATGAGAAACTTGCTGAAAGGGTGAAGGAAGATCTTGATGTGTTGAGGGTTGCTGTgct aaACAACCGAGGCCTACCAAACTTCCACTACGTGACAAGAGAGTTTTCGATCACACAATGCAATACAGACCTTGGTGTCAACGACTTAGAGTTGACAATCGTGCGAGGCATCGCTTACAACGTTGCTAAGGACATTGATACCTACGTCAGATTCGAGTTCCCGTTCCCACAG GAAGCCCCGGTGTCAGACAGAACAGATGTAGTGAAGAACTCGAACAGTCCTGAATACAACGCGGTGTTCCCTCTCGCTATCACCAGGAACCGAGCTTGCCAGCGAGTGTTCAAGCGATACGGCATCAAACTAGAGGTCTGGAGTAAAGG GTGCGGCGGGTGCGCTGAGTCAGTCCTCTGTTGCAGCGGCTGGTTCCGGAGCGACACGCTGCTCGGCACCGCCAATGTCAAGCTCGCGCCGCTACAGGAGACTGTTACGTTACATGACTCTTTTGCT CTATACGACGGCAGGCGAGCAGTGGGCGGGTCCTTGGAAGTAAAGGTGCGCGTGCGCACACCTATATTACAGCAAGAAGTCAAAACTGAAAAACACCGCTGGCTTGTCCTAGATGATGTCTAA
- the LOC118273457 gene encoding coiled-coil and C2 domain-containing protein 1-like isoform X2, with translation MSRKPRSGNRSNLSQFGLLDIPDINDDDEPLDLSDDDFDLEAELAAISGGGGHRQKPRKPPPVPAANLDAMIAESLKDIPSDDEGSGDEDDPDLLNELQSLAIDDDEAPSPPPRAARPAPPPPGASLSTDSSTISLLQDRITNYTVAEKNAKSNGESSRARRFGRGLKTLQDLLKQAKAGKPIKNEDIPPPVAVGKPAGAAEAPQPPPPEPSPPEQPLIDLGPPEPEPSPPSPPEPTPVPEPSQSAGDERQKELQIILNRQAEFKAQALAAKKTGDKFLALGFLKVTKQFDTVVEAHKSGQAMDLSELPTVDMIRASLEQERGQQGQESMQTSSAPAEDTSGGGGGGLIMAKTLGEGLRQRLEAFKKQEEKAKEEGNSSKARRMNRIIKQYADAIKRHDAGHAIDVEELPAPAGYGPLPTGNAPQPSPSPARSAPAPSEPSPSTGQSARRDQIVALLIKRQTQFKEAALLHKKKGEVDMALQYLRNAKRFDPLIEAAKAGKTIDLSNLPALPRPTTSNKAREGSGDSSLLDSSSTDEPSGVSHDGWVDVGAMVSGTNEDGSTSLINQLESQAKMAKEYMKHCKNMGHVAEAKMYEKLAERVKEDLDVLRVAVLNNRGLPNFHYVTREFSITQCNTDLGVNDLELTIVRGIAYNVAKDIDTYVRFEFPFPQEAPVSDRTDVVKNSNSPEYNAVFPLAITRNRACQRVFKRYGIKLEVWSKGGWFRSDTLLGTANVKLAPLQETVTLHDSFALYDGRRAVGGSLEVKVRVRTPILQQEVKTEKHRWLVLDDV, from the exons ATGTCTAGAAAGCCGAGATCCGGGAATAGGAGTAATTTGTCTCAG TTTGGTCTCCTAGACATACCAGAcataaatgatgatgatgagcccCTGGACCTGTCAGACGATGACTTTGACTTGGAAGCAGAGCTGGCAGCCATCAGTGGTGGTGGTGGCCACAGACAGAAGCCGAGGAAACCTCCTCCGGTGCCCGCGGCAAACTTGGATGCTATGATAGCGGAGAGCTTGAAGGATATTCCTTCTGATGATGAGGGTTCAG GAGACGAAGATGACCCAGATCTGCTCAACGAGCTGCAATCCCTAGCGATAGATGATGATGAAGCTCCATCCCCTCCTCCCCGCGCCGCACGCCCCGCACCACCACCGCCTGGAGCCTCACTCAGTACCGACAGTAGTACCATCAGCCTGCTGCAGGACAGAATCACTAACTACACAGTCGCTGAAAAGAATGCCAAGTCGAATGGTGAAAGCAGTCGGGCTAGAAG GTTTGGACGAGGTTTAAAAACGTTACAAGATTTACTAAAACAGGCTAAAGCGGGCAAACCAATCAAAAATGAGGATATACCTCCTCCAGTTGCGGTGGGGAAGCCAGCAGGTGCAGCAGAAGCCCCCCAACCACCACCTCCAGAGCCCAGCCCTCCAGAACAGCCTCTGATAGACCTGGGACCTCCAGAGCCTGAACCGAGCCCTCCCAGCCCTCCTGAACCCACTCCGGTACCAGAACCCAGTCAGAGTGCAGGAGATGAAAGACAAAAAGAGTTGCAGATTATTTTGA ATCGCCAAGCAGAATTCAAAGCACAAGCTTTAGCAGCGAAGAAGACTGGTGACAAATTCTTGGCTCTTGGCTTCCTGAAGGTGACGAAGCAGTTCGACACGGTGGTGGAAGCCCACAAGAGTGGCCAGGCCATGGACCTCAGTGAGCTGCCCACCGTGGACATGATCAGGGCGTCTTTGGAACAGGAGCGCGGGCAACAGGGGCAGGAGTCGATGCAGACTTCTTCTG CACCGGCAGAAGACACGAGTGGCGGTGGAGGTGGAGGCTTGATAATGGCGAAGACCTTGGGAGAAGGGCTGCGCCAGAGGCTGGAAGCTTTTAAA AAACAAGAAGAAAAAGCGAAGGAGGAGGGTAACTCGTCGAAGGCCCGTCGGATGAACAGGATCATCAAGCAGTATGCGGACGCCATCAAACGCCACGACGCCGGCCATGCTATCGATGTCGAGGAACTGCCGGCTCCGGCGGGGTACGGACCCTTACCTACTGGGAATGCT CCGCAGCCGTCTCCCTCTCCGGCGCGGTCGGCCCCGGCGCCGTCGGAGCCCAGTCCCAGCACTGGACAGAGCGCGCGACGGGACCAAATAGTCGCACTACTCATCAAGAGACAGACGCAGTTCAAGGAAGCAGCTCTATTGCATAAGAAGAAAG GCGAAGTGGACATGGCGCTACAGTACCTCAGAAACGCGAAACGGTTTGACCCCCTAATAGAAGCCGCGAAGGCTGGGAAGACCATAGACTTGAGCAACCTGCCCGCCCTGCCACGACCCACAACGAGTAATAAAGC GAGAGAGGGGTCTGGAGACAGTTCTCTTCTTGACAGCTCTTCGACAGATGAACCTTCAGGGGTCTCGCATGATGGATGGGTGGATGTCGGAGCCATGGTAAGCGGGACTAACGAGGATGGGTCCACCAGCCTCATAAACCAGTTGGAGTCTCAAGCGAAAATGGCTAAAGAATATATGAAACACTGCAAGAATATGGGTCATGTTGCTGAAGCAAAGATGTATGAGAAACTTGCTGAAAGGGTGAAGGAAGATCTTGATGTGTTGAGGGTTGCTGTgct aaACAACCGAGGCCTACCAAACTTCCACTACGTGACAAGAGAGTTTTCGATCACACAATGCAATACAGACCTTGGTGTCAACGACTTAGAGTTGACAATCGTGCGAGGCATCGCTTACAACGTTGCTAAGGACATTGATACCTACGTCAGATTCGAGTTCCCGTTCCCACAG GAAGCCCCGGTGTCAGACAGAACAGATGTAGTGAAGAACTCGAACAGTCCTGAATACAACGCGGTGTTCCCTCTCGCTATCACCAGGAACCGAGCTTGCCAGCGAGTGTTCAAGCGATACGGCATCAAACTAGAGGTCTGGAGTAAAGG CGGCTGGTTCCGGAGCGACACGCTGCTCGGCACCGCCAATGTCAAGCTCGCGCCGCTACAGGAGACTGTTACGTTACATGACTCTTTTGCT CTATACGACGGCAGGCGAGCAGTGGGCGGGTCCTTGGAAGTAAAGGTGCGCGTGCGCACACCTATATTACAGCAAGAAGTCAAAACTGAAAAACACCGCTGGCTTGTCCTAGATGATGTCTAA